A window of bacterium contains these coding sequences:
- a CDS encoding type II toxin-antitoxin system RelE/ParE family toxin — protein sequence MNVNYKVIWVNPAKYDLAGIIEYISNDNPSHAREIFQELHQKTASLCHFPQRCRIIPELQKQGIYQYRELIIPPWRIMYRISEENVYIVAVLDCRQNIEDILFQRLIRP from the coding sequence ATGAACGTAAATTATAAAGTGATATGGGTCAATCCTGCCAAATATGATTTGGCAGGTATTATTGAATATATCTCCAATGATAACCCATCTCATGCCCGGGAAATTTTCCAGGAATTACACCAAAAAACAGCGAGTCTCTGCCACTTTCCCCAACGATGCCGCATTATACCGGAGCTCCAGAAACAGGGTATCTATCAATATCGTGAGCTTATTATCCCTCCCTGGAGAATTATGTATAGAATATCAGAAGAGAATGTATACATTGTAGCTGTCCTCGATTGTCGGCAAAATATCGAAGATATCCTGTTTCAAAGGCTTATAAGACCTTAA
- a CDS encoding type II toxin-antitoxin system Phd/YefM family antitoxin, translating into MNISKDIKPITYLKSRAADLLKQVNETHRPVIITQNGEPKAVLQDPQSYEDMRNALGILKLVSIGEEAIKDNNVTTQEEVFEYLENIIKEHERKL; encoded by the coding sequence ATGAATATTTCAAAAGATATAAAACCGATAACCTATCTTAAGTCACGAGCTGCAGATCTATTAAAACAGGTTAACGAAACCCATCGTCCTGTCATTATCACGCAAAATGGAGAGCCCAAAGCGGTTCTGCAAGACCCGCAAAGTTATGAAGACATGCGCAATGCCCTGGGGATATTAAAGCTTGTCTCCATCGGAGAAGAAGCGATAAAAGACAATAATGTTACAACTCAAGAGGAAGTGTTTGAATATCTGGAAAACATAATCAAGGAACATGAACGTAAATTATAA
- the rsgA gene encoding ribosome small subunit-dependent GTPase A, with translation MDIQKLGFNPGFQDRIDPAKLAAFQIARVIAVNKNSYIVSNGKHDIFAEITGKLMFDADSPLDYPAAGDWVYAQFVDDESFAVIHEIVPRKSVLTRKTSGKKVEFQVIAANIDTAMIMQSLDSNYNLRRLERYLVMINESNIHPVVLLSKSDLLPPEAIEEKKADIQKVMPDIPIVAFSNKDNAGLERVKELLICGQTFCLLGSSGVGKTTLLNNLIDEELFETQTVREKDGRGRHTTTRRQLVILENGAMIIDTPGMRELGVMAAESGLHDTFTEIAELSGQCRYNDCTHTLEEGCAILAAIEEGTISRERYQNYLKMTKESIHNEMSYFEKRQRDKQFGKMCKSIMKHKKNR, from the coding sequence ATGGATATCCAAAAATTAGGCTTTAATCCAGGGTTTCAGGACAGGATCGATCCTGCAAAGCTGGCTGCTTTTCAGATAGCCAGAGTAATTGCCGTCAATAAGAACAGTTATATCGTTTCAAATGGAAAGCATGATATATTTGCGGAAATAACCGGAAAACTCATGTTCGATGCCGATTCCCCGCTGGATTATCCCGCAGCGGGTGACTGGGTATATGCGCAGTTTGTCGATGATGAATCCTTTGCTGTCATTCATGAGATTGTTCCAAGAAAGTCGGTGCTCACAAGGAAGACATCGGGGAAAAAAGTAGAATTTCAAGTAATTGCGGCCAACATCGACACGGCCATGATTATGCAGTCGCTCGATTCCAATTATAATCTCAGACGGTTGGAACGATATCTGGTCATGATCAACGAAAGCAACATCCATCCTGTTGTGTTATTGAGTAAAAGCGATCTGCTGCCTCCTGAGGCAATCGAAGAAAAGAAAGCCGATATTCAGAAAGTGATGCCGGATATCCCGATAGTGGCTTTCAGTAACAAGGATAATGCAGGTCTGGAGAGGGTAAAAGAGCTGCTGATTTGCGGGCAGACATTTTGCCTGCTCGGCTCATCAGGCGTTGGAAAGACCACTTTGTTAAATAACCTGATAGATGAAGAGTTATTCGAAACGCAGACTGTCAGGGAAAAAGATGGAAGGGGAAGACATACCACTACCCGCCGTCAGCTGGTTATTCTGGAAAACGGCGCAATGATCATCGATACACCGGGCATGCGCGAGCTTGGGGTAATGGCCGCAGAATCAGGTCTTCATGATACCTTTACCGAGATAGCGGAGCTATCGGGCCAATGCCGCTATAATGACTGCACCCACACCCTGGAAGAAGGCTGTGCAATATTGGCTGCAATAGAAGAGGGAACGATTTCCCGGGAACGATATCAGAATTACCTGAAAATGACGAAAGAATCTATCCATAACGAGATGTCCTATTTCGAGAAGAGACAGAGAGATAAACAGTTTGGGAAAATGTGTAAATCAATCATGAAGCATAAAAAGAATAGATAG
- a CDS encoding branched-chain amino acid ABC transporter permease yields MAAGGFYLWHYGWQVLAQQVINGLQKGSMYALIALGYTLVYGIIRLINFAHGDVFMVGVYLSCFAGNFLLSRGVGLPFWIAMIMAMIGCLLINILIEAIAYRPLRDKPRLTMLITSIGVSLFLENFLSLDPHQVSFPLNYLVFGPHFRSFPTLIRERAYPLAGGLTVSNIKIIDLVTALMLMVLLEYIVKKTKMGKAMRAVSYNMDVARLMGINVNRVITFTFALGGALAGCAGILYGLTYGVLQSPCLGMWPGIVAFVAAVVGGIGNIPGAMLGGFLMGIVETLAISVNSNLGYGVTFLILILVLLVRPTGLLGSPYAEKI; encoded by the coding sequence CTGGCTGCTGGTGGGTTCTACCTCTGGCATTATGGCTGGCAGGTTCTGGCCCAGCAAGTTATCAACGGCCTCCAGAAAGGAAGCATGTATGCCCTGATCGCCCTGGGGTATACGCTGGTCTATGGCATTATCAGGCTCATCAATTTCGCCCACGGGGATGTATTCATGGTGGGCGTCTACCTTTCCTGCTTCGCCGGGAATTTCCTGCTGAGCAGAGGAGTAGGACTCCCCTTTTGGATAGCAATGATCATGGCCATGATCGGCTGCCTGCTGATCAATATCCTGATCGAGGCAATTGCCTACCGCCCCCTGAGAGATAAACCCCGCCTGACCATGCTCATCACCTCCATCGGCGTGTCATTATTCCTGGAGAATTTTCTGTCCCTTGATCCTCACCAGGTTTCCTTCCCCCTCAATTACCTGGTGTTCGGACCTCACTTTCGCTCCTTCCCGACCCTGATCAGGGAAAGGGCCTATCCGCTGGCGGGAGGCCTGACAGTCAGTAACATCAAGATCATTGATCTTGTCACTGCCCTCATGCTGATGGTTCTGCTCGAATATATCGTCAAGAAGACCAAAATGGGCAAAGCCATGCGGGCCGTATCCTATAACATGGATGTGGCCAGACTGATGGGCATCAACGTCAACCGGGTCATCACCTTTACCTTCGCTCTGGGCGGTGCCCTGGCCGGATGCGCCGGCATTCTCTACGGCCTTACCTACGGGGTGCTTCAGTCTCCCTGTCTTGGCATGTGGCCTGGTATCGTGGCCTTTGTCGCTGCAGTAGTTGGCGGAATCGGCAATATCCCCGGAGCCATGCTGGGCGGGTTCCTGATGGGCATCGTGGAAACCCTGGCCATCAGCGTTAATTCGAATCTCGGCTACGGAGTCACCTTTCTGATCCTGATCCTGGTCCTCCTGGTCAGACCGACAGGACTTCTGGGCTCACCCTATGCGGAGAAGATTTGA
- a CDS encoding ABC transporter substrate-binding protein, whose product MAERICNYLQRYAVSVILICGLLIMQSGCAQKENTIKIGGVGPVTGGAATYGISTRNACRMAVEEINRQGGIEAGGKKYKIDLIFEDDEGRPESAANAYRKLIDQDGVAAIVGTVMSKCSLAGAPIAQEAHVPMISNASTNPQVTLVGDYIFRACFIDPFQGRIMANFAFTSLGKRRAAVLFDNGNDYNKGLAEFFKVRFTELGGEIVAYEAFTDEDKTQDFSAQLTKIKAAGPDILFLPNYYSSVALIAKQARAMGIDVPMIGGDGWDSPQLMVLGKEAVEGNFFSTHFSKDDPSPQVQKFVKSYAEKYQQDPDALAALAYDACLILFEALRTARSLKGEDIRDALKNIRNFAAVSGQITFDAQRNPIKGAVIVKIENGRQVFYQRINP is encoded by the coding sequence ATGGCGGAGAGAATTTGTAACTACCTTCAAAGGTATGCCGTATCAGTGATTCTTATCTGCGGATTACTTATCATGCAGTCCGGCTGTGCGCAAAAAGAAAATACCATCAAGATCGGCGGTGTCGGGCCGGTGACCGGCGGAGCAGCCACCTATGGGATATCCACCCGCAATGCCTGCCGAATGGCTGTAGAGGAGATCAACCGGCAGGGCGGAATCGAAGCTGGAGGGAAGAAATACAAGATTGACCTGATCTTCGAGGATGACGAAGGAAGGCCGGAGTCTGCCGCCAATGCCTATCGAAAGCTCATCGACCAGGATGGAGTAGCGGCCATTGTTGGAACAGTCATGAGTAAATGCTCCCTGGCCGGGGCCCCGATTGCTCAGGAGGCCCATGTTCCCATGATCAGCAATGCCTCCACCAACCCGCAGGTGACACTGGTCGGCGACTATATCTTCCGGGCATGCTTTATCGATCCATTCCAGGGAAGGATCATGGCCAATTTTGCCTTTACCAGTCTGGGAAAGAGAAGGGCCGCGGTCCTGTTTGATAATGGCAACGATTACAATAAAGGGCTGGCTGAGTTCTTCAAGGTCCGGTTTACGGAGCTTGGCGGAGAGATCGTGGCCTATGAGGCCTTCACCGATGAGGACAAGACCCAGGATTTCAGCGCGCAGTTGACTAAAATCAAGGCAGCGGGGCCGGACATTCTGTTCCTCCCCAATTACTACAGCTCAGTGGCCCTGATTGCCAAGCAGGCACGGGCTATGGGTATTGATGTTCCCATGATCGGCGGTGACGGCTGGGACTCGCCGCAGCTGATGGTTCTGGGCAAGGAAGCGGTGGAGGGGAATTTTTTCAGCACGCATTTTTCCAAAGATGATCCCAGCCCGCAGGTCCAGAAGTTCGTCAAGTCCTATGCCGAAAAGTATCAGCAGGACCCTGATGCCCTGGCCGCTCTGGCCTATGATGCCTGTCTCATTTTATTCGAGGCCCTTCGCACGGCCAGGAGCCTGAAGGGTGAAGATATCCGGGATGCTCTGAAAAACATCAGGAACTTTGCAGCCGTATCCGGCCAGATTACCTTCGATGCCCAGCGAAACCCGATCAAGGGCGCAGTCATTGTCAAGATTGAAAATGGCCGTCAGGTTTTCTATCAGAGGATCAACCCGTAA